Proteins from a genomic interval of Poecile atricapillus isolate bPoeAtr1 chromosome 1, bPoeAtr1.hap1, whole genome shotgun sequence:
- the ABCD4 gene encoding lysosomal cobalamin transporter ABCD4 isoform X2, whose translation MNIHVERPRRRGWPGRSGPVRRAPMAGGSGSAGGAGAGGRAGSRLDGLFLRRFLRLLAVLFPGWPSPSALMFLTLLGVALLEQLVIYQVGVIPSHYYEVLGSKDFSRFKTLTAVAVTLIIVNSTLKSFDKFICNMMYVNWRKSLTEYLHSCYFQGQVYYSLHVLREDIDNPDQRISQDVERFCRQLSSMASKLVISPFTLAYYTYQCFHSTGWLGPVSIFGYFIIGTMINKVLMSPIVSKLVQQEKLEGDFRFKHMQIRVNAEPAAFYRAGRVEHMRTDRRLQSLLKTQRELIGKELWLYIGINTFDYLGSILSYVVIAIPIFSGVYGDLSPTELSALVSKNAFVSIYLIGCFSQLIDLSSTVTDVAGYTHRIGELQETLLSLGRKKNGNYSEAKTSWDLDGHSGEDPMPRDTAFLLERVTLSVPSSGKLLIKDLSLRISQGNSVMIVGNTGTGKTSLLRVLGGLWESTRGSIRMLTCFGPRGVVFLPQRPFFTDGSLREQVIYPLKEIYPPSGSADDERIMRFLELAGLTDLLARAGGLDEQVDWNWYDILSPGEMQRLSFARLFYLQPKYAVLDEATSALTEEVEHELYRMCLQLGMTLISVGHRPSLEKVRHGGSAPCLPQGGEVEGVSDKQRGVTKAGGPHCGWIMPL comes from the exons ATGAATATTCATGTGGAGCGCCCGCGGAGGCGGGGCTGGCCCGGCAGGTCCGGTCCGGTCCGGCGGGCACCGATGGCGGGGGGCAGCGGCAGCGCGGGGGGCGCCGGGGCCGGCGGGCG GGCTGGCTCCCGGCTGGACGGGCTGTTCCTGCGGCGGTTCCTGCGGCTCCTGGCCGTGCTCTTTCCTGGGTGGCCCTCCCCGAGCGCCCTCATGTTCCTGACGCTGCTCGGTGTCGCCTTGCTGG agcagctggtTATTTACCAGGTCGGTGTCATTCCCAGCCACTACTATGAGGTCCTAGGGAGCAAGGACTTCTCCAGATTCAAAACGTTGACTGCCGTTGCCGTGACTCTGATCATTGTGAACTCCACG CTAAAAAGTTTCGACAAGTTTATCTGCAACATGATGTATGTGAACTGGAGGAAATCCCTCACTGAATACCTCCACAGCTGCTACTTCCAAGGCCAGGTCTACTACAGCCTGCACGTGCTGCGTGAGGACATCGATAACCC GGACCAGCGCATCAGCCAGGATGTGGAGAGGTtctgcaggcagctcagctccaTGGCCAGCAAGCTCGTCATCTCACCCTTCACACTGGCCTACTACACATACCAGTGCTTTCACAG CACAGGCTGGCTAGGCCCGGTGAGCATCTTTGGGTATTTCATCATTGGGACAATGATTAACAAGGTGCTGATGAGCCCAATTGTGTCTAAACTTGTGCAGCAGGAAAAACTGGAGGGAGACTTCAG GTTCAAGCACATGCAGATTCGTGTCAATGCAGAACCAGCTGCTTTCTACAG gGCTGGGCGAGTGGAGCACATGCGCACAGACCGGAGGCTGCAGAGCCTGCTGAAGACCCAGAGGGAGCTGATAGGCAAGGAGCTGTGGCTATACA TTGGGATCAACACCTTTGATTATCTGGGCAGCATCCTCAGCTACGTGGTCATTGCCATTCCCATCTTTTCTGGGGTCTACGGTGACCTGAGTCCAACAGAGCTCAGTGCCCTTGTCAGCAAG AATGCCTTTGTTTCCATCTACCTCATTGGCTGCTTCAGCCAGCTCATAGATCTCTCCAGCACTGTGACTGATGTAGCTGGCTACACACACAG GATTGGTGAACTGCAGGAGACCTTGCTGAGccttggcagaaaaaaaaatggtaacTACTCAGAAGCCAAAACCAGCTGGGATTTGGATGG CCATTCTGGGGAGGACCCAATGCCAAGGGACACAGCTTTCCTTCTGGAGCGAGTGACACTCTCAGTACCATCCTCTGGCAAGCTGCTTATCAAGGACTTGAGCCTCAGGATCTCACAAGGAAACAGTGTGATGATTGTGGGAAACACTGGTACAGGGAAGACCTCTCTCCTGAGGGTCCTTGGAGGACTCTGGGAGAGCACACGGG GGAGCATCAGGATGCTGACCTGCTTTGGCCCCCGAGGAGTGGTGTTCCTACCACAGCGGCCCTTCTTCACTGATGGAAGCCTGCGTGAGCAG GTGATCTACCCCTTGAAGGAGATCTATCCACCTTCAG GGTCTGCAGATGATGAGAGGATTATGCGattcctggagctggctgggctg ACTGATTTGCTGGCAAGGGCTGGAGGACTGGATGAACAGGTGGACTGGAACTG GTATGAcatcctgtccccaggggagaTGCAGAGGCTCTCATTTGCACGGCTCTTCTACCTCCAGCCAAAATACGCAG tgttaGATGAAGCCACCAGTGCCTTGACAGAAGAGGTGGAGCATGAACTGTACCGTATGTGCCTTCAGCTGGGCATGACACTGATCAGCGTGGGACACAGACCCAGCCTGGAAAAGGTGAGACACGGAGGCAGTGCTCCATGTCTCCCTCAGGGTGGTGAGGTAGAGGGGGTCTCTGACAAGCAGAGGGGAGTGACTAAGGCTGGAGGACCTCATTGTGGGTGGATCATGCCCTTGTAG
- the ABCD4 gene encoding lysosomal cobalamin transporter ABCD4 isoform X7 — protein MNIHVERPRRRGWPGRSGPVRRAPMAGGSGSAGGAGAGGRAGSRLDGLFLRRFLRLLAVLFPGWPSPSALMFLTLLGVALLEQLVIYQVGVIPSHYYEVLGSKDFSRFKTLTAVAVTLIIVNSTLKSFDKFICNMMYVNWRKSLTEYLHSCYFQGQVYYSLHVLREDIDNPDQRISQDVERFCRQLSSMASKLVISPFTLAYYTYQCFHSTGWLGPVSIFGYFIIGTMINKVLMSPIVSKLVQQEKLEGDFRFKHMQIRVNAEPAAFYRIGELQETLLSLGRKKNGNYSEAKTSWDLDGSHSGEDPMPRDTAFLLERVTLSVPSSGKLLIKDLSLRISQGNSVMIVGNTGTGKTSLLRVLGGLWESTRGSIRMLTCFGPRGVVFLPQRPFFTDGSLREQVIYPLKEIYPPSGSADDERIMRFLELAGLTDLLARAGGLDEQVDWNWYDILSPGEMQRLSFARLFYLQPKYAVLDEATSALTEEVEHELYRMCLQLGMTLISVGHRPSLEKVRHGGSAPCLPQGGEVEGVSDKQRGVTKAGGPHCGWIMPL, from the exons ATGAATATTCATGTGGAGCGCCCGCGGAGGCGGGGCTGGCCCGGCAGGTCCGGTCCGGTCCGGCGGGCACCGATGGCGGGGGGCAGCGGCAGCGCGGGGGGCGCCGGGGCCGGCGGGCG GGCTGGCTCCCGGCTGGACGGGCTGTTCCTGCGGCGGTTCCTGCGGCTCCTGGCCGTGCTCTTTCCTGGGTGGCCCTCCCCGAGCGCCCTCATGTTCCTGACGCTGCTCGGTGTCGCCTTGCTGG agcagctggtTATTTACCAGGTCGGTGTCATTCCCAGCCACTACTATGAGGTCCTAGGGAGCAAGGACTTCTCCAGATTCAAAACGTTGACTGCCGTTGCCGTGACTCTGATCATTGTGAACTCCACG CTAAAAAGTTTCGACAAGTTTATCTGCAACATGATGTATGTGAACTGGAGGAAATCCCTCACTGAATACCTCCACAGCTGCTACTTCCAAGGCCAGGTCTACTACAGCCTGCACGTGCTGCGTGAGGACATCGATAACCC GGACCAGCGCATCAGCCAGGATGTGGAGAGGTtctgcaggcagctcagctccaTGGCCAGCAAGCTCGTCATCTCACCCTTCACACTGGCCTACTACACATACCAGTGCTTTCACAG CACAGGCTGGCTAGGCCCGGTGAGCATCTTTGGGTATTTCATCATTGGGACAATGATTAACAAGGTGCTGATGAGCCCAATTGTGTCTAAACTTGTGCAGCAGGAAAAACTGGAGGGAGACTTCAG GTTCAAGCACATGCAGATTCGTGTCAATGCAGAACCAGCTGCTTTCTACAG GATTGGTGAACTGCAGGAGACCTTGCTGAGccttggcagaaaaaaaaatggtaacTACTCAGAAGCCAAAACCAGCTGGGATTTGGATGG CAGCCATTCTGGGGAGGACCCAATGCCAAGGGACACAGCTTTCCTTCTGGAGCGAGTGACACTCTCAGTACCATCCTCTGGCAAGCTGCTTATCAAGGACTTGAGCCTCAGGATCTCACAAGGAAACAGTGTGATGATTGTGGGAAACACTGGTACAGGGAAGACCTCTCTCCTGAGGGTCCTTGGAGGACTCTGGGAGAGCACACGGG GGAGCATCAGGATGCTGACCTGCTTTGGCCCCCGAGGAGTGGTGTTCCTACCACAGCGGCCCTTCTTCACTGATGGAAGCCTGCGTGAGCAG GTGATCTACCCCTTGAAGGAGATCTATCCACCTTCAG GGTCTGCAGATGATGAGAGGATTATGCGattcctggagctggctgggctg ACTGATTTGCTGGCAAGGGCTGGAGGACTGGATGAACAGGTGGACTGGAACTG GTATGAcatcctgtccccaggggagaTGCAGAGGCTCTCATTTGCACGGCTCTTCTACCTCCAGCCAAAATACGCAG tgttaGATGAAGCCACCAGTGCCTTGACAGAAGAGGTGGAGCATGAACTGTACCGTATGTGCCTTCAGCTGGGCATGACACTGATCAGCGTGGGACACAGACCCAGCCTGGAAAAGGTGAGACACGGAGGCAGTGCTCCATGTCTCCCTCAGGGTGGTGAGGTAGAGGGGGTCTCTGACAAGCAGAGGGGAGTGACTAAGGCTGGAGGACCTCATTGTGGGTGGATCATGCCCTTGTAG
- the ABCD4 gene encoding lysosomal cobalamin transporter ABCD4 isoform X4: MNIHVERPRRRGWPGRAGSRLDGLFLRRFLRLLAVLFPGWPSPSALMFLTLLGVALLEQLVIYQVGVIPSHYYEVLGSKDFSRFKTLTAVAVTLIIVNSTLKSFDKFICNMMYVNWRKSLTEYLHSCYFQGQVYYSLHVLREDIDNPDQRISQDVERFCRQLSSMASKLVISPFTLAYYTYQCFHSTGWLGPVSIFGYFIIGTMINKVLMSPIVSKLVQQEKLEGDFRFKHMQIRVNAEPAAFYRAGRVEHMRTDRRLQSLLKTQRELIGKELWLYIGINTFDYLGSILSYVVIAIPIFSGVYGDLSPTELSALVSKNAFVSIYLIGCFSQLIDLSSTVTDVAGYTHRIGELQETLLSLGRKKNGNYSEAKTSWDLDGSHSGEDPMPRDTAFLLERVTLSVPSSGKLLIKDLSLRISQGNSVMIVGNTGTGKTSLLRVLGGLWESTRGSIRMLTCFGPRGVVFLPQRPFFTDGSLREQVIYPLKEIYPPSGSADDERIMRFLELAGLTDLLARAGGLDEQVDWNWYDILSPGEMQRLSFARLFYLQPKYAVLDEATSALTEEVEHELYRMCLQLGMTLISVGHRPSLEKVRHGGSAPCLPQGGEVEGVSDKQRGVTKAGGPHCGWIMPL, encoded by the exons ATGAATATTCATGTGGAGCGCCCGCGGAGGCGGGGCTGGCCCGGCAG GGCTGGCTCCCGGCTGGACGGGCTGTTCCTGCGGCGGTTCCTGCGGCTCCTGGCCGTGCTCTTTCCTGGGTGGCCCTCCCCGAGCGCCCTCATGTTCCTGACGCTGCTCGGTGTCGCCTTGCTGG agcagctggtTATTTACCAGGTCGGTGTCATTCCCAGCCACTACTATGAGGTCCTAGGGAGCAAGGACTTCTCCAGATTCAAAACGTTGACTGCCGTTGCCGTGACTCTGATCATTGTGAACTCCACG CTAAAAAGTTTCGACAAGTTTATCTGCAACATGATGTATGTGAACTGGAGGAAATCCCTCACTGAATACCTCCACAGCTGCTACTTCCAAGGCCAGGTCTACTACAGCCTGCACGTGCTGCGTGAGGACATCGATAACCC GGACCAGCGCATCAGCCAGGATGTGGAGAGGTtctgcaggcagctcagctccaTGGCCAGCAAGCTCGTCATCTCACCCTTCACACTGGCCTACTACACATACCAGTGCTTTCACAG CACAGGCTGGCTAGGCCCGGTGAGCATCTTTGGGTATTTCATCATTGGGACAATGATTAACAAGGTGCTGATGAGCCCAATTGTGTCTAAACTTGTGCAGCAGGAAAAACTGGAGGGAGACTTCAG GTTCAAGCACATGCAGATTCGTGTCAATGCAGAACCAGCTGCTTTCTACAG gGCTGGGCGAGTGGAGCACATGCGCACAGACCGGAGGCTGCAGAGCCTGCTGAAGACCCAGAGGGAGCTGATAGGCAAGGAGCTGTGGCTATACA TTGGGATCAACACCTTTGATTATCTGGGCAGCATCCTCAGCTACGTGGTCATTGCCATTCCCATCTTTTCTGGGGTCTACGGTGACCTGAGTCCAACAGAGCTCAGTGCCCTTGTCAGCAAG AATGCCTTTGTTTCCATCTACCTCATTGGCTGCTTCAGCCAGCTCATAGATCTCTCCAGCACTGTGACTGATGTAGCTGGCTACACACACAG GATTGGTGAACTGCAGGAGACCTTGCTGAGccttggcagaaaaaaaaatggtaacTACTCAGAAGCCAAAACCAGCTGGGATTTGGATGG CAGCCATTCTGGGGAGGACCCAATGCCAAGGGACACAGCTTTCCTTCTGGAGCGAGTGACACTCTCAGTACCATCCTCTGGCAAGCTGCTTATCAAGGACTTGAGCCTCAGGATCTCACAAGGAAACAGTGTGATGATTGTGGGAAACACTGGTACAGGGAAGACCTCTCTCCTGAGGGTCCTTGGAGGACTCTGGGAGAGCACACGGG GGAGCATCAGGATGCTGACCTGCTTTGGCCCCCGAGGAGTGGTGTTCCTACCACAGCGGCCCTTCTTCACTGATGGAAGCCTGCGTGAGCAG GTGATCTACCCCTTGAAGGAGATCTATCCACCTTCAG GGTCTGCAGATGATGAGAGGATTATGCGattcctggagctggctgggctg ACTGATTTGCTGGCAAGGGCTGGAGGACTGGATGAACAGGTGGACTGGAACTG GTATGAcatcctgtccccaggggagaTGCAGAGGCTCTCATTTGCACGGCTCTTCTACCTCCAGCCAAAATACGCAG tgttaGATGAAGCCACCAGTGCCTTGACAGAAGAGGTGGAGCATGAACTGTACCGTATGTGCCTTCAGCTGGGCATGACACTGATCAGCGTGGGACACAGACCCAGCCTGGAAAAGGTGAGACACGGAGGCAGTGCTCCATGTCTCCCTCAGGGTGGTGAGGTAGAGGGGGTCTCTGACAAGCAGAGGGGAGTGACTAAGGCTGGAGGACCTCATTGTGGGTGGATCATGCCCTTGTAG